Proteins from a single region of Pseudarthrobacter sp. NIBRBAC000502772:
- a CDS encoding ISL3 family transposase, translated as MSCSDGRWCTRADALLGVEGVHVSSVTATPGGLILSVETGEDVTGCPDCGVVAVGHGRRQVRLHDIPCFGRPVRLLWAKRVWRCPDPDCPRTTFTEEHPLAGPRAKLTDRAVNWATDALQHFDTSVSALAHQLGVSWHTVWHGIRAEAARRIADTGRLKGVNALGVDEHVWAHTGPPGTGMVTGIVDHTRDADGIVHARLLDLVPGRSGKAYADWLKDRGTGFTAGIKTAALDPFRGYANAIRDELPEAITVLDAFHVVKLGSAMVDEVRRRVQQDTLGHRGRKGDPLYGIRRTLQIGAEHLSEKQAARLDAKLTIGDPDHEVTLAWQCYQKLRNIYHARPERGRELVTEVIASFPTCPIPEVARLGRTLKQWKAAILAYFDTLGASNGPTEAINGVIETTRRIARGFRNFPNYRIRCLLAAGGHRPYRAKQTNHA; from the coding sequence ATGTCTTGTTCTGATGGCCGCTGGTGCACGCGCGCGGATGCGCTGCTCGGTGTCGAAGGCGTACACGTCAGCTCCGTCACAGCAACCCCAGGCGGACTGATTCTGAGCGTCGAGACCGGGGAGGACGTCACCGGCTGCCCCGACTGCGGCGTCGTTGCGGTCGGGCACGGGCGCCGGCAGGTTCGGCTCCATGACATTCCCTGTTTCGGCAGGCCGGTGCGGCTGCTGTGGGCCAAGCGTGTCTGGCGCTGCCCGGATCCGGACTGCCCGAGGACGACGTTCACCGAGGAGCACCCGCTGGCCGGGCCCCGGGCGAAACTTACCGACCGTGCCGTGAACTGGGCAACCGACGCGCTGCAGCATTTCGACACCTCGGTATCGGCACTGGCCCACCAGCTCGGCGTCTCCTGGCACACCGTGTGGCACGGGATCCGGGCCGAGGCCGCACGGCGGATCGCTGACACAGGCCGGCTGAAGGGGGTGAATGCGCTCGGCGTCGACGAACATGTCTGGGCCCACACTGGTCCGCCCGGCACCGGGATGGTCACCGGGATCGTGGATCACACCCGCGACGCGGACGGCATCGTTCACGCCCGGCTGCTGGACCTCGTGCCGGGACGCTCCGGCAAGGCCTACGCCGACTGGCTCAAAGACCGCGGCACCGGGTTCACCGCCGGGATCAAGACCGCTGCGCTGGATCCGTTCCGCGGCTACGCGAACGCGATCCGTGACGAACTGCCCGAAGCCATCACCGTCCTGGATGCCTTCCACGTCGTGAAACTGGGTTCGGCCATGGTCGATGAGGTCCGCCGCCGGGTCCAGCAGGACACCCTGGGACACCGCGGCCGCAAGGGCGATCCGCTCTACGGGATCCGCAGGACCCTGCAGATCGGCGCCGAACACCTCAGCGAGAAACAGGCCGCACGCCTCGATGCGAAACTCACCATCGGGGACCCGGACCACGAAGTCACGCTGGCCTGGCAGTGCTACCAGAAGCTCCGCAACATCTACCACGCAAGGCCGGAACGCGGCCGTGAACTCGTCACCGAGGTCATCGCGTCGTTCCCGACCTGCCCCATCCCGGAAGTCGCCCGCCTCGGCCGGACACTCAAACAATGGAAAGCCGCGATCTTGGCCTACTTCGACACCCTCGGCGCCTCCAACGGCCCCACCGAGGCGATCAATGGCGTCATCGAGACCACCCGCAGAATAGCGCGAGGCTTCCGCAACTTCCCCAACTACAGAATCAGATGCCTACTCGCCGCCGGCGGCCACCGTCCCTACCGGGCAAAACAAACCAACCATGCCTAA